The window ccagtctccctcttcctttctctgtctccctctcgatctatcccagtctccctcttctttctttctctttctccctctcgatctatcccagtctccctcttcctttctctgtctccctctcgatctatcccagtctccctcttcctccctccctctcgatctatcccagtctccctcttcctttctctgtctcccagtctcgatctatcccagtctccctcttcctttctctgtctccctctcgatctatcccagtctccctcttcctttctctgtctccctctcgatctatcccagtctccctcttcctttctctgtctccctctcgatctatcccagtctccctcttcctttctctgtctccccctctcgatctatcccagtctccctcttcctttctctgtctccctctcgatctatcccagtctccctcttcctttctctgtctccctctcgatctatcccagtctccctcttcctttctctgtctccctctcgatctatcccagtctccctcttcctttctctgtctccctctcgatctatcccagtctccctcttcctttctctctctcccctccctctcgatctctccctctttcctttctctgatctatcccagtctccctcttcctttctctgtctccctctcgatctatcccagtctccctcttcctttctctgtctccctctcgatctatcccagtctccctcttcctttctctgtctccctctcgatctatcccagtctccctcttcctttctctttctccctctcgatctatcccagtctccctcttcttttctctgtctccctctcgatctatcccagtctccctcttcctttctctgtctccctctcgatctatcccagtctccctcttcctttctctttcccctctcgatctatcccagtctccctcttcctttctctgtctccctctcgatctatcccagtctccctcttcctttctctgtctcccagtctctcgatctatcccagtctccctcttcctttctctgtctccctctctctatcccagtctccctccctttctcctccctctcgatctatcccagtctccctcttcctttctctgtctccctctcgatctatcccagtctccctcttcctttctctctccctctcgatctatcccagtctccctcttcctttctctgtctccctctatcccagtctccctcttcctttctctgtctcccctctcgatctatcccagtctccctcttcctttctctgtctccctctcgatctatcccagtctccctcttcctttctctgtctccctctcgatctatcccagtctccctcttcctttctctgtctccctctcgatctatcccagtctccctcttcctttctctgtctccctctttctctgtctccctctcgatctatcccagtctccctcttcctttctctgtctccctctcgatctatcccagtctccctcttcctttctctgtctccctctcgatctatcccagtctccctcttcctttctctgtctccctctcgatctatcccagtctccctcttcctttctctttctccctctcgatctatcccagtctcccgcttcctttctctgtctccctctcgatctatcccagtctccctcttcctttctctttctccctctcgatctatcccagtctccctcttcctttctgtctccctctcgatctatcccagtctccctcttcctttctctgtctccctctcgatctatcccagtctccctcttcctttctctttctccctctcgatctatcccagtctccctcttcctttctctgtctccctctcgatctatcccagtctctctctttctttctcctttctccctctctcgatctatcccagtctccctcttcctttctctgtctccctctcgatctatcccagtctccctcttcctccctctcgatctatcccagtctccctcttcctttctctgtctccctctcgatctatcccagtctccctcttcctttctctgtctccctctcgatctatcccagtctccctcttcctttctctgtctccctctcgatctatcccagtctccctcttcctttctctttctccctctcgatctatcccagtctccctcttcctttctctgtctccctctcgatctatcccagtctccctcttcttttctctgtctccctctcgatctatcccagtctccctcttcctttctctgtctccctctcgatctatcccagtctccctcttcttttctctgtctccctctcgatctatcccagtctccctcttcctttctctgtctccctctcgatctatcccagtctccctcttcctccctctgtctccctctcgatctatcccagtctccctcttcctttctctgtctctctctccctttcgtgTCTTATATAACGGTCTTTCCCTGTCTGGGAGAAACAGCCAGCTGAAGTGACACTGTGTCATCTAAACCTCCACACTCTGTCATTGTCCGGACAGACAGAGATGGTAAGTTGCTGCTCTGTCAtcgcccagacagacagatatggtCAGTTGCTTCTCTGTCATCGCCCAGGCCTGCCTGGTGActagaccaataagaaaaagagttcctaacctttctgccaataacagctagtatCAGTTTTCCCCTTCCCACTCAGACCAGTCCAGgaaagtcctagcaaaattcttgctttagAAACTGCTtgttgctaagaagctatttttgtttctttttgaccattttaatttaaaacaaataCAGTAAGATACTTAATTTTTACTCAGAAATGATTTACTATTGAAATAAAAACTTCTGCAATGGACCTTTAAATGGAAAATGTAAATATCTCGGCTCTGTGTAGCAGAGAAGGTGCCACCCCACGTGAAGGAGGTGGAGACTGCCCAGGTGAAGCCAAAGGAGGTGGAGCCTGGCCAGTTTAAGCTAAAGGAGGCGGAGCTTGCCCAGGCGAAGATGAAGGAGAGGCAGAAGTTCTTTGAAGAGGCATTCCAGCAAGACATGGATCAGTACCTGTCTACCGGCTACCTGCAGATcagtgagaggagaggtgagagccCCACATGAACCATAACGCCTTACCATCTTCAATGGAGAAGTACGGTCCCTGTGACagatgggttgtgtgtgtgtgtgtactggtgagTTTCCAATGaggatttaccccagtgttttacccaaaaggctcagacattttttgttgttgtctttacTGGGCCATGGCTCCAGCGGACCTGCGGACCTGCGGACCTgcaccttctcacaaagcaacaTATTTGAATGATGCAAGGGTCTTGATTCTACGTACCAGAAGTCTTTAGTATCGCACTCCTGATGGAAACACAATGACAGCTCACCTTAACATAAAACACTGGCGACCCACAGGTGTGGGGGTAAGTCTCATTGGAAAAGCAcccttttgtgtgtgtatgtgtgcgtgggtgcgtgcatgtgtgtgtggggctggGTAAtaacagttcaaatcaaatcaaactttatttgtcacttgcgccgaatataacaggtagaccttactgtgaaatgcttacttacaagcccttaaccaacagtgcaattcaagaaagagttaagaaaatatttaccaagtacaTTAAAGTAAAAATtattaaaaagtaacacaataaaataacaataatgaggctatatacaggggctactggTACCGAGCCAATgtgcgagggtacaggttagtcaaggtaaattgtacatgtacagtaggtagggctgaagtgactatacatagataacaGTGAGTGGCAGCAGTGTAATAACACATGgaagggggtgtcaatgtaaatagtgtgtgtggtcatttgattaattgttcagcagtcttatggcttgggggtagaagctgttagggagccttttggacctagacttgacgctctggtaccgcttgccaagcggtagcagagagaacagtatatgacttgggtgacaatttgacagttctctctctctctttactctgcaCACCCTGCTGCCCTGCCTTGCTCTCCTCGTATCCTCGAGGTACGCCGTCTCAGCTGTCAATCATACCTCACAGTGCACTGTGTGTTTGTGACGCATGCAACACATGATCTTAACACCGCTATAACAACAGATACGGTTCCTGCAAGGTGATGAATCCAGGACATGTATAGAACCAGGATAGAACCCTACAGACACCAGCCTGGAATCATTTCAGACAGGATAGAACCCTgcagactagctagctagcatgcaagATTTTGTTGTGGATTCCAAGATTACCCAGTTTTAGCCAAGAGCAGTTCGATGGTTTTGCCAAGGTTATTATTTCTTCCTTGGTGTGTTTGAGAGTTTTAAAACATAAAAAGGCTCGTCCTGGACTCAGCCTCTTGCCGTTGCATTCTTGGTTTTGTATGCGTTGGTGACTAACACCTGTGTCTTGCTGCTCAGGGCCAATAGGAAGCTTTTCATCCATGGAGGTGAACGTGGACATGCTGGAGCAGATGGACCTGTCCGACCATGAGAGCTTTGACGTCTTCCTCCTCTCTGGGGGAGAGGACAACAACGCTGCCTCCCCCATGCTAGGTAtgacacacagacccagacacacactcaaacagacatGCACAGTCAGACCATCAAATAATTAggatatacagtcgtggccaaaagttttgagaatgacacaagtattaatttccacaaagtttgctgcttcagtgtctttagatatttttgtcaggtgttactatggaatactgaaatataattacaagcatttcataagtgtcaaatacttttattgacaattatatgaagttgatgcaaagatatctgcagtgttgacccttctttttcaagacctctgcaatccgccctggcatgctgtcaattaacttctgggccactgatggcagcccattcttgcataatcaatgcttggagtttctcagaatttgtggggttttgtttgtccacctgcctcttgaggattgaccacaagttctcaatgggattaaggtctggggagttccCTGGCCaaggacccaaaatatcaatgttttgttccccgagccacttagttatcccttttgtcttatggcaaggtgctccatcatgctggaaaaggcattgttcgtcaccaaactgttcctggatggttgggagaagttgctctcggaggatttGTTGTACCATTCTtttttcatggctgtgttcttaggcaaaattgtgagtgagcccactcccttggctgagaagcaaccccacacatgaatggtctcaggatgctttactgttgacatgacacatgactgatggtagcgctcaccttgtcttctccggacaagcttttttccggatgccccaaacaatcggaaaggggattcatcagagaaaatgactttaccccagtcctcagcagtccaatccctgtaccttttgcagaatatcagtctgtccctgatgtttttcctggagcgAAGTGGCTtcttttgctgcccttcttgacagaTGAATAACAATGAtgccaagcaccaccctccttttgaagcttccagtctgttattcgaactcaatcagcatgacagagtgatctccagccttgtcctcattaacactcacacctgtgttaacgagagaatcactgacatgatgtcagctggagcCTTTGTGGCAGGGCTAAAAtgtagtggaaatgtttttgggggattcagttcatttgcatggcaaagagggactttgcaattaattgcaattcatctgatcactctttataacattctggagtatatgcaaattgccatcatacaaaatGAGGCAGCAGACTGAATATAATATTGGtgccattctcaaaacttttggccacgactctaCATTACTTTTACAGAATTTCCACCTGggtgaggatattggaaatttaatcaaaacCTATTGGATAACAACTTATTTTTAACTAGGACAGAATCATTTATAAGATCATTTTTCCGACATAATATAGGTACAGCAGAtacccttattgtatgggacacttttaaatgtgcctttagggGGCatgcaattcaaatcaaatcaaatgttattggtcacatacacatggtttgcagatgttaatgtgagtgtagcgaaatgcttgtgcttctagttctgacagtgcagtaatatctaacaagtaatctaacaattccacaacaactaccttatacacacaattgtaaagggatggaataataatatgtgcatataaatatatggatgagtgatggccgagcagtataggcaagatgcaatatatggtataaaatacagtatatacatatgagatgactaatgtaagatatgtaaagtgactagtgatccatttattaaagtggccaatgatttaagtctgtatgtaggcagcagcctctttgttagtgatggctttttaacag of the Oncorhynchus tshawytscha isolate Ot180627B linkage group LG31, Otsh_v2.0, whole genome shotgun sequence genome contains:
- the LOC112229270 gene encoding dysbindin-like — encoded protein: MSSSPGSMDGSQRNSSEKVPPHVKEVETAQVKPKEVEPGQFKLKEAELAQAKMKERQKFFEEAFQQDMDQYLSTGYLQISERRGSFSSMEVNVDMLEQMDLSDHESFDVFLLSGGEDNNAASPMLGPDVDSLTTEFTLQVPTQGELGNKLSSLSSTCTDSQDTEAGDDDEEDEGGREDSSHRPVGVQRFPPTLS